One genomic region from Salvia hispanica cultivar TCC Black 2014 chromosome 2, UniMelb_Shisp_WGS_1.0, whole genome shotgun sequence encodes:
- the LOC125204698 gene encoding ARM REPEAT PROTEIN INTERACTING WITH ABF2-like isoform X2: MENQSQNSGRRLREQSASPSSRRSLKRKLEEEYGEDRVSVGGEDRASVGGESPAASQQDLIRDIKAQVEILDAVFSAAEEDRASAKHAIHVLSELAKNEDMVNLIVDCAAVPVLVKHLQAPPPLGRDGEGGLSSYEHEVEKGSAFTLGLLAIKPEHQQLIVDAGALPHLVDLLKRHNDSPNSRVVSGVIRRAADAITNLAHENSSIKIRVRIEGGIPPLVEMLEFSDSKVQRAAAGALRTLAFKNDENKNQIVECNALPTLILMLRSEDTAIHYEAVGVIGNLVHSSPNIKKEVLVAGALQPVIGLLRSCCSESQREAALLLGQFAATDSDCKVHIVQRGAVPPLIEMLQSPDAQLREMSAFALGRLAQDPHNQAGIAHSGGIMPLLKLLESKNGSLQHNAAFALYGLADNEDNVADLIRVGGVQKLQDGEFIVQPTRDCVAKTLKRLEEKIHGRVLSHLTYLMRAGERNVQRRVALALAHLCSSDDQRTIFIDNNGLALLLELLESTNSKHQRDSSMALCRLANKANSLSPVDAAPPSPIPQVYLGEQYVNNPTLSDVTFLVEGRRFYAHRICLLASSDAFRAMFDGGYRLCSGLGVNIMDMRGMPKT, encoded by the exons ATGGAGAACCAGAGCCAGAACTCCGGGCGGCGCCTCCGCGAGCAATCAGCCTCGCCGTCCTCGCGACGTAGCCTGAAGAGGAAGCTCGAAGAGGAGTACGGTGAAGATCGTGTAAGTGTCGGCGGTGAAGATCGTGCAAGTGTCGGTGGCGAATCGCCCGCAGCTTCGCAACAAGATCTCATCCGAGATATAAAAGCGCAAGTTGAGATCCTTGATGCTGTTTTCTCAGCCGCCGAGGAGGATCGCGCGTCTGCCAAACACGCCATCCATGTCCTGTCGGAGCTCGCGAAGAACG AGGATATGGTGAATTTGATAGTTGACTGTGCGGCGGTTCCTGTATTGGTAAAGCATCTTCAGGCTCCGCCTCCTCTGGGGAGGGACGGGGAAGGTGGTTTGAGCTCATATGAGCATGAAGTGGAGAAAGGAAGTGCGTTCACTCTGGGACTCCTAGCCATTAAA CCAGAGCATCAGCAACTAATTGTTGATGCGGGGGCCCTACCCCATCTCGTGGATCTCTTGAAGAGGCATAATGATAGTCCGAACTCTCGGGTGGTAAGTGGTGTCATCAGGAGAGCGGCTGATGCAATTACTAACCTTGCTCACGAGAATAGCAGCATTAAAATACGCGTTAG GATTGAAGGTGGTATCCCTCCTCTTGTTGAAATGCTTGAGTTTTCTGACTCGAAGGTGCAGAGAGCAGCCGCAGGAGCTCTTCGTACTCTTGCCTTTAAGAATGACGAGAACAAGAATCAG ATTGTGGAATGCAATGCTCTACCTACACTTATTCTAATGTTGCGGTCCGAGGACACTGCTATACATTATGAAGCG GTTGGTGTTATTGGTAATCTGGTCCACTCGTCACCAAATATTAAGAAGGAAGTTCTTGTTGCTGGAGCTTTGCAGCCTGTTATCGGTTTACTTCG CTCCTGCTGTTCAGAGAGTCAAAGAGAAGCTGCTCTCCTTCTTGGGCAATTTGCTGCAACAGATTCAGACTGTAAG GTCCACATTGTTCAAAGAGGTGCTGTTCCTCCACTTATAGAGATGCTCCAGTCACCAGATGCTCAATTGAGGGAAATGTCAGCATTTGCCCTAGGGAGGTTAGCTCAG GATCCTCATAATCAAGCTGGTATTGCCCACAGCGGTGGAATAATGCCGTTACTGAAGCTTCTTGAATCAAAAAATGGATCTTTGCAGCATAATGCTGCATTTGCTCTTTATGGGCTTGCAGATAATGAG GATAATGTTGCAGATCTTATTAGGGTGGGGGGTGTTCAGAAACTTCAAGATGGTGAATTTATTGTCCAA CCTACTAGAGATTGTGTAGCCAAGACACTAAAAAGACTTGAAGAGAAGATTCATGGGCGG GTATTAAGTCATTTAACATACTTGATGCGTGCGGGAGAAAGAAATGTTCAGAGACGCGTGGCTTTGGCTCTTGCTCATCTTTGTTCTTCAGATGACCAAAGAACCATTTTCATTGATAACAATG GACTTGCTTTGCTTTTGGAACTTCTGGAATCAACTAACTCAAAGCATCAAAGAGATAGTTCTATGGCATTATGCAGGTTGGCTAATAAAGCAAACTCACTTTCTCCAGTCGATGCTGCTCCTCCTTCCCCAATACCTCAG GTATATCTGGGTGAACAGTATGTAAATAATCCCACACTATCTGATGTAACATTTCTGGTTGAAG GAAGACGGTTCTATGCACACAGAATTTGTTTGCTTGCTTCTTCCGATGCATTTCGAGCTATGTTTGATGGTGGCTATCGG CTGTGCTCAGGCCTCGGTGTAAATATTATGGACAT GAGAGGGATGCCAAAGACATAG
- the LOC125204698 gene encoding ARM REPEAT PROTEIN INTERACTING WITH ABF2-like isoform X1, with the protein MENQSQNSGRRLREQSASPSSRRSLKRKLEEEYGEDRVSVGGEDRASVGGESPAASQQDLIRDIKAQVEILDAVFSAAEEDRASAKHAIHVLSELAKNEDMVNLIVDCAAVPVLVKHLQAPPPLGRDGEGGLSSYEHEVEKGSAFTLGLLAIKPEHQQLIVDAGALPHLVDLLKRHNDSPNSRVVSGVIRRAADAITNLAHENSSIKIRVRIEGGIPPLVEMLEFSDSKVQRAAAGALRTLAFKNDENKNQIVECNALPTLILMLRSEDTAIHYEAVGVIGNLVHSSPNIKKEVLVAGALQPVIGLLRSCCSESQREAALLLGQFAATDSDCKVHIVQRGAVPPLIEMLQSPDAQLREMSAFALGRLAQDPHNQAGIAHSGGIMPLLKLLESKNGSLQHNAAFALYGLADNEDNVADLIRVGGVQKLQDGEFIVQPTRDCVAKTLKRLEEKIHGRVLSHLTYLMRAGERNVQRRVALALAHLCSSDDQRTIFIDNNGLALLLELLESTNSKHQRDSSMALCRLANKANSLSPVDAAPPSPIPQVYLGEQYVNNPTLSDVTFLVEGRRFYAHRICLLASSDAFRAMFDGGYRERDAKDIEIPNIRWDVFELMMRYIYTGSVDVNLEIAQELLRAADQYLLEGLKRLCEYAIAQDISVENVSLMFELSDAFNALSLRHACILYILDNYDKLSVMPWYSQLIPRILPETRSYFVRVMTRPNHAELRR; encoded by the exons ATGGAGAACCAGAGCCAGAACTCCGGGCGGCGCCTCCGCGAGCAATCAGCCTCGCCGTCCTCGCGACGTAGCCTGAAGAGGAAGCTCGAAGAGGAGTACGGTGAAGATCGTGTAAGTGTCGGCGGTGAAGATCGTGCAAGTGTCGGTGGCGAATCGCCCGCAGCTTCGCAACAAGATCTCATCCGAGATATAAAAGCGCAAGTTGAGATCCTTGATGCTGTTTTCTCAGCCGCCGAGGAGGATCGCGCGTCTGCCAAACACGCCATCCATGTCCTGTCGGAGCTCGCGAAGAACG AGGATATGGTGAATTTGATAGTTGACTGTGCGGCGGTTCCTGTATTGGTAAAGCATCTTCAGGCTCCGCCTCCTCTGGGGAGGGACGGGGAAGGTGGTTTGAGCTCATATGAGCATGAAGTGGAGAAAGGAAGTGCGTTCACTCTGGGACTCCTAGCCATTAAA CCAGAGCATCAGCAACTAATTGTTGATGCGGGGGCCCTACCCCATCTCGTGGATCTCTTGAAGAGGCATAATGATAGTCCGAACTCTCGGGTGGTAAGTGGTGTCATCAGGAGAGCGGCTGATGCAATTACTAACCTTGCTCACGAGAATAGCAGCATTAAAATACGCGTTAG GATTGAAGGTGGTATCCCTCCTCTTGTTGAAATGCTTGAGTTTTCTGACTCGAAGGTGCAGAGAGCAGCCGCAGGAGCTCTTCGTACTCTTGCCTTTAAGAATGACGAGAACAAGAATCAG ATTGTGGAATGCAATGCTCTACCTACACTTATTCTAATGTTGCGGTCCGAGGACACTGCTATACATTATGAAGCG GTTGGTGTTATTGGTAATCTGGTCCACTCGTCACCAAATATTAAGAAGGAAGTTCTTGTTGCTGGAGCTTTGCAGCCTGTTATCGGTTTACTTCG CTCCTGCTGTTCAGAGAGTCAAAGAGAAGCTGCTCTCCTTCTTGGGCAATTTGCTGCAACAGATTCAGACTGTAAG GTCCACATTGTTCAAAGAGGTGCTGTTCCTCCACTTATAGAGATGCTCCAGTCACCAGATGCTCAATTGAGGGAAATGTCAGCATTTGCCCTAGGGAGGTTAGCTCAG GATCCTCATAATCAAGCTGGTATTGCCCACAGCGGTGGAATAATGCCGTTACTGAAGCTTCTTGAATCAAAAAATGGATCTTTGCAGCATAATGCTGCATTTGCTCTTTATGGGCTTGCAGATAATGAG GATAATGTTGCAGATCTTATTAGGGTGGGGGGTGTTCAGAAACTTCAAGATGGTGAATTTATTGTCCAA CCTACTAGAGATTGTGTAGCCAAGACACTAAAAAGACTTGAAGAGAAGATTCATGGGCGG GTATTAAGTCATTTAACATACTTGATGCGTGCGGGAGAAAGAAATGTTCAGAGACGCGTGGCTTTGGCTCTTGCTCATCTTTGTTCTTCAGATGACCAAAGAACCATTTTCATTGATAACAATG GACTTGCTTTGCTTTTGGAACTTCTGGAATCAACTAACTCAAAGCATCAAAGAGATAGTTCTATGGCATTATGCAGGTTGGCTAATAAAGCAAACTCACTTTCTCCAGTCGATGCTGCTCCTCCTTCCCCAATACCTCAG GTATATCTGGGTGAACAGTATGTAAATAATCCCACACTATCTGATGTAACATTTCTGGTTGAAG GAAGACGGTTCTATGCACACAGAATTTGTTTGCTTGCTTCTTCCGATGCATTTCGAGCTATGTTTGATGGTGGCTATCGG GAGAGGGATGCCAAAGACATAGAGATCCCAAATATCAGATGGGATGTCTTTGAGTTGATGATGAG ATACATATACACGGGCTCTGTAGACGTCAACTTAGAAATAGCACAGGAACTTCTACGGGCGGCTGATCAGTATTTATTGGAGGGTCTAAAGCGTCTGTGCGAATATGCCATTGCACAG gaCATTTCAGTTGAAAATGTATCCCTCATGTTTGAGTTGTCAGACGCATTCAACGCCTTATCTTTAAGACATGCTTGCATTCTATACATTCTGGATAACTACGACAAATTGTCTGTGATGCCCTG GTACTCCCAGCTGATCCCTCGCATTCTGCCAGAGACGAGAAGTTACTTTGTGAGAGTGATGACCAGACCTAACCATGCTGAATTAAGACGATGA
- the LOC125204698 gene encoding ARM REPEAT PROTEIN INTERACTING WITH ABF2-like isoform X3 gives MENQSQNSGRRLREQSASPSSRRSLKRKLEEEYGEDRVSVGGEDRASVGGESPAASQQDLIRDIKAQVEILDAVFSAAEEDRASAKHAIHVLSELAKNEDMVNLIVDCAAVPVLVKHLQAPPPLGRDGEGGLSSYEHEVEKGSAFTLGLLAIKPEHQQLIVDAGALPHLVDLLKRHNDSPNSRVVSGVIRRAADAITNLAHENSSIKIRVRIEGGIPPLVEMLEFSDSKVQRAAAGALRTLAFKNDENKNQIVECNALPTLILMLRSEDTAIHYEAVGVIGNLVHSSPNIKKEVLVAGALQPVIGLLRSCCSESQREAALLLGQFAATDSDCKVHIVQRGAVPPLIEMLQSPDAQLREMSAFALGRLAQDPHNQAGIAHSGGIMPLLKLLESKNGSLQHNAAFALYGLADNEDNVADLIRVGGVQKLQDGEFIVQPTRDCVAKTLKRLEEKIHGRVLSHLTYLMRAGERNVQRRVALALAHLCSSDDQRTIFIDNNGLALLLELLESTNSKHQRDSSMALCRLANKANSLSPVDAAPPSPIPQVYLGEQYVNNPTLSDVTFLVEGRRFYAHRICLLASSDAFRAMFDGGYRASV, from the exons ATGGAGAACCAGAGCCAGAACTCCGGGCGGCGCCTCCGCGAGCAATCAGCCTCGCCGTCCTCGCGACGTAGCCTGAAGAGGAAGCTCGAAGAGGAGTACGGTGAAGATCGTGTAAGTGTCGGCGGTGAAGATCGTGCAAGTGTCGGTGGCGAATCGCCCGCAGCTTCGCAACAAGATCTCATCCGAGATATAAAAGCGCAAGTTGAGATCCTTGATGCTGTTTTCTCAGCCGCCGAGGAGGATCGCGCGTCTGCCAAACACGCCATCCATGTCCTGTCGGAGCTCGCGAAGAACG AGGATATGGTGAATTTGATAGTTGACTGTGCGGCGGTTCCTGTATTGGTAAAGCATCTTCAGGCTCCGCCTCCTCTGGGGAGGGACGGGGAAGGTGGTTTGAGCTCATATGAGCATGAAGTGGAGAAAGGAAGTGCGTTCACTCTGGGACTCCTAGCCATTAAA CCAGAGCATCAGCAACTAATTGTTGATGCGGGGGCCCTACCCCATCTCGTGGATCTCTTGAAGAGGCATAATGATAGTCCGAACTCTCGGGTGGTAAGTGGTGTCATCAGGAGAGCGGCTGATGCAATTACTAACCTTGCTCACGAGAATAGCAGCATTAAAATACGCGTTAG GATTGAAGGTGGTATCCCTCCTCTTGTTGAAATGCTTGAGTTTTCTGACTCGAAGGTGCAGAGAGCAGCCGCAGGAGCTCTTCGTACTCTTGCCTTTAAGAATGACGAGAACAAGAATCAG ATTGTGGAATGCAATGCTCTACCTACACTTATTCTAATGTTGCGGTCCGAGGACACTGCTATACATTATGAAGCG GTTGGTGTTATTGGTAATCTGGTCCACTCGTCACCAAATATTAAGAAGGAAGTTCTTGTTGCTGGAGCTTTGCAGCCTGTTATCGGTTTACTTCG CTCCTGCTGTTCAGAGAGTCAAAGAGAAGCTGCTCTCCTTCTTGGGCAATTTGCTGCAACAGATTCAGACTGTAAG GTCCACATTGTTCAAAGAGGTGCTGTTCCTCCACTTATAGAGATGCTCCAGTCACCAGATGCTCAATTGAGGGAAATGTCAGCATTTGCCCTAGGGAGGTTAGCTCAG GATCCTCATAATCAAGCTGGTATTGCCCACAGCGGTGGAATAATGCCGTTACTGAAGCTTCTTGAATCAAAAAATGGATCTTTGCAGCATAATGCTGCATTTGCTCTTTATGGGCTTGCAGATAATGAG GATAATGTTGCAGATCTTATTAGGGTGGGGGGTGTTCAGAAACTTCAAGATGGTGAATTTATTGTCCAA CCTACTAGAGATTGTGTAGCCAAGACACTAAAAAGACTTGAAGAGAAGATTCATGGGCGG GTATTAAGTCATTTAACATACTTGATGCGTGCGGGAGAAAGAAATGTTCAGAGACGCGTGGCTTTGGCTCTTGCTCATCTTTGTTCTTCAGATGACCAAAGAACCATTTTCATTGATAACAATG GACTTGCTTTGCTTTTGGAACTTCTGGAATCAACTAACTCAAAGCATCAAAGAGATAGTTCTATGGCATTATGCAGGTTGGCTAATAAAGCAAACTCACTTTCTCCAGTCGATGCTGCTCCTCCTTCCCCAATACCTCAG GTATATCTGGGTGAACAGTATGTAAATAATCCCACACTATCTGATGTAACATTTCTGGTTGAAG GAAGACGGTTCTATGCACACAGAATTTGTTTGCTTGCTTCTTCCGATGCATTTCGAGCTATGTTTGATGGTGGCTATCGG GCCTCGGTGTAA
- the LOC125204697 gene encoding uncharacterized protein LOC125204697 isoform X1: MRPAMEYSRQQDDELEKVKKELLHYAMRRDWWQVLHTYKLNNQAPTAKITRSGDTVLHMAISDSDYHSLTVRRLLEFATKDALRMANDHGNTPLHVAAYLGNARVCRWIASARPHLIGERNKHGETPIFLAVAHGRKHAFLCMHTIMRRHGLGLGFCGKDDGRTILHSAISGGHSELAFQIIHMYPKLNRNDANGITPLHLLATKPSAFKSGTRMGILRTIVYHCLYIRKLQFHKDEDDLQQPLTFCAHIRSWLYSSQEKDTENPNNDRQRPPLEFDSKGGLDSDYVSFCAPIGECLSLIFHKFVTCLTLGMNNQIRMVIEEKRQHKWTVQIMKELVNRMSSYDFEIEVRSPPPSIKRDGDGGVFDISEVKLQDLEHQKSNIVQKDGDDKKRNGREEMSFSAASQQEVTIMVEKTNGNFGITIRDNEDKKGNKTLKQNPKKETPLLFATKHGIIEMVKYILGKYPLAVHNENVDGKNIVLLAVESRQPHIYNFLLKQKILTQTIFYKTDNDGNSALHLAAMLANRRNWLIPGPALQMQWEVKWYEFVEKSMPAKFFVPCNQEGETPWEMFTENHKELAKEASEWLYKTSESCSVVAVLIATVAFTASSTVPGGIESNGTPVLKKQPAFNVFAIASLVALCFSIASVVMFMAFFTSRHREKDYGTNLPAKLLVELTSLLVSIAAVLVSFCAAHFFVIKDTFKYTAFSLYAATLFPVALYAFWQIPMYYELVKATARSTPQRVYEHD; this comes from the exons atgaggcCAGCAATGGAGTACTCCAGGCAACAAGATGATGAGTTGGAGAAGGTGAAGAAGGAGCTGCTGCACTATGCCATGAGACGCGACTGGTGGCAGGTGCTCCATACCTACAAACTTAACAACCAAGCTCCCACTGCCAAGATCACCCGCTCCGGCGACACCGTCCTCCACATGGCCATCTCCGACTCCGACTACCACTCCCTCACCGTCAGACGCCTCCTCGAGTTCGCCACCAAAGACGCCCTCCGCATGGCCAACGATCACGGTAACACGCCCCTCCACGTGGCCGCCTACCTCGGCAACGCCAGGGTGTGCCGCTGGATCGCCAGCGCGCGCCCCCACCTCATCGGTGAACGCAACAAACACGGCGAGACGCCTATCTTCCTCGCCGTCGCCCACGGCCGCAAACACGCCTTCCTCTGCATGCACACAATCATGAGGCGGCACGGCCTTGGCTTGGGCTTTTGCGGCAAGGACGACGGCAGGACCATCCTCCACTCCGCCATTTCCGGAGGGCATTCCG AATTGGCATTTCAAATAATCCATATGTATCCGAAGCTAAACCGGAACGATGCAAATGGAATCACTCCGCTTCATCTTCTGGCTACCAAGCCATCCGCCTTTAAAAGTGGGACCCGCATGGGAATTCTTCGAACTATTGTCTATCACT GTTTATACATTAGAAAGCTTCAGTTTCATAAGGACGAAGACGATCTACAGCAACCTCTGACCTTTTGCGCCCACATTCGTTCATGGCTCT ATTCGAGCCAAGAAAAGGATACAGAGAATCCAAACAATGATCGCCAACGACCACCCCTGGAATTTGATAGTAAAGGAG GCTTGGACTCCGACTACGTCTCCTTCTGCGCACCCATTGGCGAATGTCTATCActtatatttcacaaatttgtAACATGCTTAACCTTAG GGATGAACAACCAAATACGAATGGTTATAGAGGAAAAGAGACAGCATAAATGGACGGTCCAGATCATGAAAGAATTGGTTAACAGAATGTCTTCTTACGATTTCGAAATAGAAGTGAGATCGCCTCCTCCATCGATCaagagagatggagatggtggagtgtttGATATTAGTGAAGTCAAATTGCAAGATCTTGAGCATCAAAAGTCCAACATTGTCCAAAAAG ATGGAGATGACAAGAAAAGAAACGGAAGAGAGGAGATGTCATTTTCAGCTGCATCGCAGCAAGAAGTGACAATAATGGTGGAAAAAACAAATGGAAATTTCGGAATAACTATTCGAGACAATGAGGATAAGAAAGGAAATAAGACATTGAAGCAAAACCCTAAAAAGGAAACCCCTCTGCTCTTTGCAACGAAGCATGGGATAATAGAAATGGTGAAATACATACTTGGGAAATACCCTTTGGCCGTTCACAACGAGAACGTTGATGGGAAGAACATAGTTTTGCTGGCTGTGGAATCTAGGCAACCACATATCTACAACTTCTtactcaaacaaaaaatactaacTCAAACCATTTTCTACAAGACGGACAACGACGGTAATAGCGCCCTGCATCTCGCCGCCATGCTCGCTAACCGGAGGAACTGGCTCATCCCGGGCCCCGCCTTGCAGATGCAGTGGGAGGTCAAGTGGTATGAG TTTGTGGAGAAATCAATGCCTGCGAAATTCTTTGTGCCATGCAACCAAGAGGGGGAAACACCCTGGGAAATGTTCACCGAAAACCACAAAGAGCTGGCCAAGGAAGCTAGCGAGTGGCTGTACAAGACGTCTGAGTCGTGCTCCGTCGTGGCTGTGCTCATCGCCACTGTGGCCTTCACTGCCTCCAGCACTGTGCCCGGAGGCATCGAGTCCAATGGCACACCCGTGCTTAAGAAACAGCCCGCATTCAATGTTTTCGCCATTGCTTCACTGGTTGCGCTCTGCTTCTCCATAGCCTCGGTTGTCATGTTCATGGCTTTCTTCACCTCAAG GCATCGAGAGAAAGATTATGGGACGAATCTGCCGGCAAAGCTGCTGGTAGAGTTGACGTCGCTGCTAGTATCAATAGCGGCAGTGCTGGTATCGTTCTGCGCAGCACATTTTTTCGTGATAAAGGACACCTTCAAATACACGGCCTTCTCGCTCTATGCTGCAACGCTTTTTCCGGTGGCACTCTACGCCTTCTGGCAGATTCCGATGTACTATGAGCTCGTTAAAGCCACTGCCAGGTCCACGCCTCAGAGAGTATACGAACACGACTAG
- the LOC125204697 gene encoding uncharacterized protein LOC125204697 isoform X2, with translation MRPAMEYSRQQDDELEKVKKELLHYAMRRDWWQVLHTYKLNNQAPTAKITRSGDTVLHMAISDSDYHSLTVRRLLEFATKDALRMANDHGNTPLHVAAYLGNARVCRWIASARPHLIGERNKHGETPIFLAVAHGRKHAFLCMHTIMRRHGLGLGFCGKDDGRTILHSAISGGHSELAFQIIHMYPKLNRNDANGITPLHLLATKPSAFKSGTRMGILRTIVYHCLYIRKLQFHKDEDDLQQPLTFCAHIRSWLYSSQEKDTENPNNDRQRPPLEFDSKGGLDSDYVSFCAPIGECLSLIFHKFVTCLTLGMNNQIRMVIEEKRQHKWTVQIMKELVNRMSSYDFEIEVRSPPPSIKRDGDGGVFDISEVKLQDLEHQKSNIVQKDGDDKKRNGREEMSFSAASQQEVTIMVEKTNGNFGITIRDNEDKKGNKTLKQNPKKETPLLFATKHGIIEMVKYILGKYPLAVHNENVDGKNIVLLAVESRQPHIYNFLLKQKILTQTIFYKTDNDGNSALHLAAMLANRRNWLIPGPALQMQWEVKCLWRNQCLRNSLCHATKRGKHPGKCSPKTTKSWPRKLASGCTRRLSRAPSWLCSSPLWPSLPPALCPEASSPMAHPCLRNSPHSMFSPLLHWLRSASP, from the exons atgaggcCAGCAATGGAGTACTCCAGGCAACAAGATGATGAGTTGGAGAAGGTGAAGAAGGAGCTGCTGCACTATGCCATGAGACGCGACTGGTGGCAGGTGCTCCATACCTACAAACTTAACAACCAAGCTCCCACTGCCAAGATCACCCGCTCCGGCGACACCGTCCTCCACATGGCCATCTCCGACTCCGACTACCACTCCCTCACCGTCAGACGCCTCCTCGAGTTCGCCACCAAAGACGCCCTCCGCATGGCCAACGATCACGGTAACACGCCCCTCCACGTGGCCGCCTACCTCGGCAACGCCAGGGTGTGCCGCTGGATCGCCAGCGCGCGCCCCCACCTCATCGGTGAACGCAACAAACACGGCGAGACGCCTATCTTCCTCGCCGTCGCCCACGGCCGCAAACACGCCTTCCTCTGCATGCACACAATCATGAGGCGGCACGGCCTTGGCTTGGGCTTTTGCGGCAAGGACGACGGCAGGACCATCCTCCACTCCGCCATTTCCGGAGGGCATTCCG AATTGGCATTTCAAATAATCCATATGTATCCGAAGCTAAACCGGAACGATGCAAATGGAATCACTCCGCTTCATCTTCTGGCTACCAAGCCATCCGCCTTTAAAAGTGGGACCCGCATGGGAATTCTTCGAACTATTGTCTATCACT GTTTATACATTAGAAAGCTTCAGTTTCATAAGGACGAAGACGATCTACAGCAACCTCTGACCTTTTGCGCCCACATTCGTTCATGGCTCT ATTCGAGCCAAGAAAAGGATACAGAGAATCCAAACAATGATCGCCAACGACCACCCCTGGAATTTGATAGTAAAGGAG GCTTGGACTCCGACTACGTCTCCTTCTGCGCACCCATTGGCGAATGTCTATCActtatatttcacaaatttgtAACATGCTTAACCTTAG GGATGAACAACCAAATACGAATGGTTATAGAGGAAAAGAGACAGCATAAATGGACGGTCCAGATCATGAAAGAATTGGTTAACAGAATGTCTTCTTACGATTTCGAAATAGAAGTGAGATCGCCTCCTCCATCGATCaagagagatggagatggtggagtgtttGATATTAGTGAAGTCAAATTGCAAGATCTTGAGCATCAAAAGTCCAACATTGTCCAAAAAG ATGGAGATGACAAGAAAAGAAACGGAAGAGAGGAGATGTCATTTTCAGCTGCATCGCAGCAAGAAGTGACAATAATGGTGGAAAAAACAAATGGAAATTTCGGAATAACTATTCGAGACAATGAGGATAAGAAAGGAAATAAGACATTGAAGCAAAACCCTAAAAAGGAAACCCCTCTGCTCTTTGCAACGAAGCATGGGATAATAGAAATGGTGAAATACATACTTGGGAAATACCCTTTGGCCGTTCACAACGAGAACGTTGATGGGAAGAACATAGTTTTGCTGGCTGTGGAATCTAGGCAACCACATATCTACAACTTCTtactcaaacaaaaaatactaacTCAAACCATTTTCTACAAGACGGACAACGACGGTAATAGCGCCCTGCATCTCGCCGCCATGCTCGCTAACCGGAGGAACTGGCTCATCCCGGGCCCCGCCTTGCAGATGCAGTGGGAGGTCAAGTG TTTGTGGAGAAATCAATGCCTGCGAAATTCTTTGTGCCATGCAACCAAGAGGGGGAAACACCCTGGGAAATGTTCACCGAAAACCACAAAGAGCTGGCCAAGGAAGCTAGCGAGTGGCTGTACAAGACGTCTGAGTCGTGCTCCGTCGTGGCTGTGCTCATCGCCACTGTGGCCTTCACTGCCTCCAGCACTGTGCCCGGAGGCATCGAGTCCAATGGCACACCCGTGCTTAAGAAACAGCCCGCATTCAATGTTTTCGCCATTGCTTCACTGGTTGCGCTCTGCTTCTCCATAG